One stretch of Legionella birminghamensis DNA includes these proteins:
- a CDS encoding DotU family type IV/VI secretion system protein, with protein MNLQSLFYDLFHYVSELKDSEFSTVSFNEFREEVLFRIKEIRNRSGSLDKDQVNTALFAVVAWIDELVQNSSWEGKKEWQHRFLQTEFFNTTDAGKEFFIYLSKIPPKQVDLFRIFYRCLTLGFRGEYHRPLDKPDLIKYKSYALEHITPDAEMVDNVERFIAFPEGYECKADGKMYTGRSPWKRWFLWLIPIPVLLLIYFFFYFVINNTVDNYLQMIK; from the coding sequence TTGAATTTGCAATCATTATTTTACGATTTATTCCATTATGTGAGCGAGTTAAAGGACAGCGAGTTTTCTACGGTAAGCTTTAACGAGTTCAGGGAAGAAGTCCTGTTTCGAATTAAAGAAATTCGCAACCGCAGTGGTTCGCTGGATAAAGATCAGGTGAACACGGCCTTATTTGCTGTTGTGGCCTGGATTGATGAGCTGGTGCAAAACTCCAGCTGGGAAGGAAAAAAAGAGTGGCAGCATCGATTTTTGCAAACTGAGTTTTTCAATACAACTGATGCGGGGAAAGAGTTTTTTATTTATTTATCCAAGATTCCACCCAAACAGGTCGATTTGTTCCGCATCTTTTATCGTTGTTTAACCCTGGGCTTTAGAGGCGAATATCACAGGCCTTTGGATAAACCCGATTTAATTAAATACAAATCATATGCGCTTGAACATATCACCCCCGATGCTGAAATGGTTGATAACGTGGAGCGCTTTATAGCTTTTCCTGAAGGATATGAATGCAAGGCAGATGGGAAAATGTATACCGGCAGATCTCCCTGGAAACGATGGTTCCTGTGGCTCATCCCCATCCCCGTCCTGTTACTGATTTATTTCTTCTTTTACTTTGTCATCAATAACACTGTTGATAATTATTTACAAATGATCAAATGA
- the tssK gene encoding type VI secretion system baseplate subunit TssK, protein MVWKTAVDWEHGLFLQPQHFQCSELHQQFLLNQVMRYVTPFFWGFSELSLNSQALKNGRFEVEKMALFLPTGEYVEVDANAVFLPRSFLKDWPANSNSMKVYIGVKDLSLSKKNVTSVNQLEDLTGVTTRYVSNASGVETADLYHQESQAQLKTLQFVVKLFWELELENTHNYTLIQVADLRRVDNEIKNNPVYIPPCVSMAAAENLFSGMRGLLENLMGVCSQLEKFKLPIDWYSSHIDKANFGRLFSLRSLLRYVPVLKQYVKTGDVHPWQLFTLLETIVCELSYFSTEVNLFSSSEQNSTILPDYNHQNLTACFSSVRTLLQKLIITIVADPGRIHRMIKENNYYYADLGPYFIRPERRYYLVIYAENNQEEVAEVVKDSSKLCAYSDIVTYIEYALPGVPITKLSAAPEGIPRGPSCLYYKIDNKSSMWLKIERELKVALYMGKAPIDVVIDIVAVGA, encoded by the coding sequence ATGGTTTGGAAAACAGCAGTTGATTGGGAGCATGGACTTTTTTTACAACCGCAACATTTTCAATGTTCCGAGTTACATCAGCAGTTTTTATTAAATCAGGTAATGCGTTATGTGACGCCCTTTTTCTGGGGGTTTTCTGAATTAAGCCTGAATAGTCAGGCATTAAAAAATGGCCGTTTTGAAGTGGAAAAGATGGCTTTGTTCCTGCCAACAGGGGAATATGTTGAAGTGGATGCCAATGCGGTATTCCTGCCCCGCTCATTTTTAAAAGATTGGCCGGCTAATTCCAATTCCATGAAGGTCTATATTGGGGTAAAGGACTTATCCTTATCGAAAAAAAATGTAACCTCAGTCAATCAGCTGGAAGATTTAACGGGAGTGACCACCCGCTATGTCAGCAATGCCTCTGGGGTGGAAACTGCTGATCTCTATCATCAGGAATCGCAGGCGCAGCTCAAAACACTGCAATTTGTTGTCAAATTGTTCTGGGAATTGGAACTGGAAAACACTCATAATTACACATTAATCCAGGTTGCTGACTTAAGGCGCGTTGATAATGAGATCAAAAACAACCCGGTATACATTCCGCCCTGCGTCAGTATGGCCGCGGCTGAAAATCTGTTTAGCGGTATGCGGGGACTGCTTGAAAATTTAATGGGGGTCTGCAGTCAGCTGGAAAAATTTAAGCTGCCTATTGACTGGTATTCCAGCCATATAGACAAGGCGAATTTCGGCCGCCTTTTTTCTTTACGTTCTTTGCTGCGTTATGTACCTGTATTGAAGCAATATGTGAAAACAGGTGACGTACATCCCTGGCAGCTGTTTACTTTGCTTGAAACGATTGTCTGTGAGTTAAGTTATTTCAGCACAGAAGTCAATTTGTTTAGCAGCAGCGAGCAGAACAGCACAATACTGCCAGATTATAATCATCAGAATTTAACTGCTTGCTTTTCATCAGTGCGCACATTGCTGCAAAAGTTAATCATCACCATCGTCGCTGATCCTGGCCGTATTCACCGCATGATAAAAGAGAATAACTATTATTATGCAGACCTTGGGCCCTACTTCATCCGGCCGGAACGGCGGTACTATCTGGTTATCTATGCTGAAAATAATCAGGAAGAAGTGGCTGAGGTAGTCAAAGATTCGAGTAAACTCTGTGCTTACTCTGACATTGTGACCTACATAGAATACGCATTGCCTGGCGTACCCATTACTAAATTAAGTGCAGCACCCGAAGGCATACCGCGCGGGCCAAGCTGTTTGTATTATAAAATTGACAATAAATCCTCAATGTGGCTAAAAATAGAGCGAGAGCTCAAAGTAGCCCTTTACATGGGTAAAGCACCTATTGATGTGGTTATCGATATAGTTGCGGTGGGAGCCTAA
- a CDS encoding type VI secretion lipoprotein TssJ, with the protein MLKNLFFLSVLLITACTMGGNTKQPQLADTYQDNAILMRIEASKDLNLYNDQKHTLKLVIIQVEKVEDVQKQLMSADSIAKLLDSADDSVNSDSKPDSNKKVYMQTLFITPGTKKVFTFPRLAGARRIIVVAGYYDLVPNQVVRVFEIPVFENWKPVTFWEMNRKMGRIAICLVLGAKGINFTDSTSKETTNESLK; encoded by the coding sequence GTGTTAAAAAATTTATTCTTTCTCTCTGTGCTATTGATAACTGCCTGTACCATGGGAGGCAATACCAAACAACCTCAATTGGCAGATACTTACCAGGATAATGCTATTTTGATGCGTATTGAGGCTAGCAAGGATCTCAATTTATACAATGATCAAAAACACACCCTAAAGCTTGTTATTATTCAGGTTGAAAAGGTAGAAGATGTCCAAAAACAACTGATGTCTGCTGATTCGATTGCCAAACTTCTTGACAGTGCAGATGACTCTGTTAATTCCGACAGCAAGCCAGATTCGAACAAAAAAGTATATATGCAGACCCTGTTTATTACACCCGGTACCAAGAAGGTATTCACCTTCCCCCGGCTGGCCGGTGCAAGACGGATTATTGTAGTGGCTGGTTATTATGATTTGGTACCCAATCAGGTCGTGCGCGTATTCGAAATTCCAGTGTTTGAGAACTGGAAGCCTGTTACATTCTGGGAAATGAATCGTAAAATGGGACGTATTGCCATTTGTTTGGTACTGGGTGCGAAAGGCATTAACTTTACCGATAGCACCTCAAAAGAAACAACTAATGAATCATTGAAATAG
- the tssH gene encoding type VI secretion system ATPase TssH — protein MLTVNLKVLLERLNDYTALTLEQSVNLCMQKTHREVTIDHWLTELLSNPRSDISLILEQQALVTDNIRFDIHAGIGKLKPGHLGKPSFSISVFDWIQDAWLIATLEQNLEKIRSSSLLFALIKKHNYYSTHIANEVFQLLPFEGLLSHWQTDTAQSIERDASQLASQASENQSRLGESLQQFCINLTEKARAGQIDPVFGREREIQQMIDILGRRRKNNPILVGEPGVGKTALAEGLALEIHKGNVPDFLKNTAILALDLGLLEAGASVKGEYERRLKAVLKEVSAAKFPVILFIDEAHTLIGSGQQQGGLDAANILKPALVRGELSVIAATTWHEYKKYFEKDAALARRFQLIKLQQPDIEDTIRILRGLQPIYEKAHGVSVRTDALEAAAELSTRYIFGRQQPDKAIDLVDTAAARVKINLTANSAEASALENRITALEQELSSLTRDKRQGQAVGEKKLKDLKQRIKKQKSAHDQLLRDWEEEQGLINRLLELRHDIEQSGKKPSKELQKKQQQLLQSINDRMNSLIDYEVSPEVVARVVSDWTGVPLGKLLKSEYSALLHLEKNLQEQIKGQNEAVEAIAQHLKAAKTGLSSVDKPSGVFLLVGPSGVGKTETALAIAERVFGGRQYLTTINMSEFQEKHSLSRLIGSPPGYVGFGEGGMLTEAVRQRPYSVVLLDEVEKAALDVMNLFYQVFDKGSLTDGEGEEVNFKNTVIFLTSNLASDLILRCADLPQDQLIKLIWPILSAHFQPALLARMTVVVYRGLSAETLKEITRQKLDAFKMQLASTHGIKLHFKDEIIDFMAEHYNEPELGAREIELTLHSQIMPHLAKYILEAMTENREVNVLSLAIKNHSIVVME, from the coding sequence ATGCTAACCGTCAATTTAAAGGTGTTATTAGAGCGGCTCAATGATTATACGGCGTTGACCCTGGAGCAGTCGGTCAATTTATGTATGCAAAAAACTCATCGGGAAGTGACCATCGACCACTGGCTTACTGAGCTATTGTCCAATCCACGCTCAGATATCAGTCTTATCCTTGAGCAACAGGCTTTGGTAACCGACAATATCCGCTTTGATATCCATGCGGGTATCGGCAAATTAAAACCCGGACACCTGGGTAAACCCAGCTTTTCAATTTCTGTTTTTGACTGGATTCAGGATGCCTGGTTAATTGCTACCCTGGAGCAGAACCTGGAAAAAATACGCTCCAGCTCATTACTCTTTGCACTGATTAAAAAGCACAATTACTATTCCACACATATTGCTAATGAAGTGTTTCAACTTCTTCCTTTTGAGGGGTTATTGAGCCATTGGCAGACTGATACTGCCCAGTCAATCGAAAGGGATGCTTCGCAGTTAGCTTCACAAGCTTCGGAGAATCAATCGCGGCTTGGGGAATCTTTACAGCAGTTTTGCATTAATCTGACCGAAAAAGCGCGTGCCGGCCAGATTGATCCCGTATTTGGGCGAGAGCGCGAAATTCAGCAGATGATTGATATCCTGGGTAGAAGACGAAAAAACAACCCGATTCTTGTCGGCGAACCCGGCGTTGGGAAAACAGCCCTGGCGGAGGGGCTTGCCTTGGAAATCCATAAGGGAAATGTGCCTGATTTTCTAAAAAATACCGCCATTCTTGCCCTGGATTTGGGCTTATTAGAGGCAGGGGCAAGCGTTAAGGGGGAATATGAAAGACGTCTTAAAGCAGTTTTAAAAGAGGTAAGCGCCGCAAAATTTCCAGTGATATTATTTATTGATGAAGCACATACCTTAATTGGCTCTGGACAGCAGCAGGGCGGGCTGGATGCGGCCAATATTTTAAAACCAGCACTGGTACGCGGCGAGTTATCCGTCATTGCAGCCACCACCTGGCACGAGTATAAAAAATATTTCGAAAAAGATGCGGCTTTGGCCCGGCGGTTTCAATTAATCAAATTACAGCAACCGGACATAGAAGACACTATCCGGATCTTGCGGGGCCTGCAACCAATCTATGAAAAAGCCCATGGCGTCAGTGTTCGAACCGATGCTTTGGAAGCTGCGGCAGAACTATCCACACGCTATATTTTTGGACGTCAGCAACCTGATAAAGCAATCGATTTAGTGGATACTGCCGCTGCGCGGGTAAAGATTAATCTGACTGCGAACTCAGCTGAGGCAAGTGCTTTGGAAAATCGGATCACCGCACTTGAACAGGAGCTATCCAGCTTAACTCGGGATAAAAGGCAAGGACAAGCTGTAGGGGAGAAAAAACTCAAGGACTTAAAGCAGCGGATTAAAAAGCAGAAATCGGCTCACGACCAGTTATTAAGGGATTGGGAGGAAGAACAGGGTTTAATTAATCGGTTATTGGAATTGCGGCATGACATTGAGCAGTCTGGCAAAAAGCCCAGCAAGGAATTGCAAAAGAAACAACAGCAATTGCTTCAATCCATCAATGATAGAATGAACTCTTTAATTGATTATGAAGTCTCACCGGAAGTGGTCGCCAGGGTCGTTTCAGACTGGACGGGCGTGCCTTTAGGGAAATTACTGAAGAGTGAATATTCAGCACTTCTTCATCTGGAGAAGAATCTTCAGGAGCAGATAAAAGGGCAGAATGAAGCCGTTGAGGCCATTGCCCAACACTTAAAAGCAGCTAAAACAGGCCTGAGTTCAGTCGATAAACCCTCTGGTGTTTTTTTGCTGGTGGGGCCAAGCGGAGTGGGTAAAACTGAAACAGCACTGGCGATTGCCGAGCGAGTATTTGGCGGCCGTCAATATTTGACAACGATTAATATGTCGGAATTTCAGGAGAAACATTCCTTAAGCCGGTTAATTGGTTCACCTCCGGGTTATGTGGGGTTTGGCGAGGGCGGAATGCTGACTGAGGCAGTGCGCCAGCGTCCTTATTCTGTCGTCCTTCTCGATGAAGTGGAGAAGGCAGCGTTGGATGTAATGAATTTATTTTACCAGGTTTTTGATAAGGGCAGCCTGACTGACGGTGAAGGTGAAGAAGTCAATTTTAAAAATACGGTCATTTTTCTCACCAGCAATCTGGCCAGCGATCTGATACTTCGTTGCGCGGATTTGCCTCAGGATCAATTGATAAAATTGATTTGGCCTATTTTATCGGCCCATTTCCAGCCCGCGCTGCTTGCCAGAATGACAGTGGTGGTTTATCGGGGATTATCTGCAGAAACGCTAAAAGAAATCACCCGTCAGAAACTGGATGCATTTAAAATGCAGTTGGCGAGTACCCATGGCATTAAGCTGCATTTTAAAGATGAAATTATTGATTTCATGGCAGAGCATTATAATGAGCCTGAGTTAGGGGCAAGAGAAATTGAATTGACGCTCCATTCCCAGATAATGCCTCATCTGGCCAAATATATACTCGAAGCAATGACCGAGAACAGAGAAGTGAACGTGCTAAGTCTGGCGATTAAGAATCATAGTATTGTAGTCATGGAATAG
- the tssG gene encoding type VI secretion system baseplate subunit TssG has protein sequence METKIEQSEPEIIKKLLSQPRTFNFYQAVRLINHEIEQENKQGISSSLDIIPWLSLAFPETDIEDIKKEKNKYILTATFLSLFGTTSPLPTFYTEQLIQDEFYEIGEVKYLLNIIHRRLYELMYRVWSRNRIIEQFIEHHNRDIENAIFGLVGLALKEVRHKIPHYMRLLKYSGHWINTHRSLNGLRDFLTDYFNVPIEVKSFFLAMQSIPFDQRCHIGESNHQLSETAYLGSKVRASSNNVLIRIGPLNASVFPTFLMDSANIHLMKLLLQLYVREPFHYMMEVILDRGSLQGMQLSSPMYPLGVASWLAPEKEIESFTVRYWLKTDW, from the coding sequence ATGGAAACCAAGATTGAACAATCCGAACCAGAAATAATTAAAAAGTTATTGTCCCAACCGAGAACGTTTAATTTTTATCAGGCAGTACGTTTAATCAATCATGAGATTGAGCAGGAGAATAAACAGGGGATTTCCTCAAGCCTGGATATTATTCCATGGCTAAGTCTTGCTTTTCCCGAAACTGATATCGAAGATATCAAAAAGGAAAAGAATAAATATATTCTTACGGCTACGTTTCTGAGTTTATTTGGCACCACTTCTCCATTACCAACCTTTTATACCGAACAATTAATACAGGATGAATTTTATGAAATAGGTGAAGTGAAATACCTGCTTAATATTATCCATCGGCGCTTATATGAATTGATGTATCGTGTCTGGTCCAGAAATAGAATTATTGAACAGTTTATTGAGCATCATAACCGCGATATTGAAAATGCAATTTTTGGTCTGGTAGGTCTGGCTCTGAAGGAAGTACGGCATAAAATCCCTCATTACATGCGGCTATTAAAATATTCTGGCCATTGGATCAATACCCACAGAAGTCTCAATGGGCTTCGCGATTTTTTAACTGATTATTTCAACGTACCCATTGAGGTAAAATCTTTTTTTCTGGCTATGCAATCTATCCCCTTTGATCAGCGCTGTCACATTGGCGAGAGCAATCATCAGCTGAGTGAAACGGCCTATCTCGGCAGTAAAGTAAGGGCAAGCAGTAATAATGTGCTGATTCGTATCGGACCATTGAATGCAAGCGTATTCCCCACATTTTTAATGGACAGCGCTAATATCCATTTGATGAAGCTGCTGCTTCAGTTGTACGTGCGCGAACCATTTCATTACATGATGGAGGTCATTCTTGACAGAGGTTCGCTGCAGGGAATGCAATTATCATCCCCAATGTATCCTCTGGGAGTGGCCAGCTGGCTTGCACCTGAAAAAGAAATTGAATCCTTTACAGTAAGATACTGGCTAAAAACAGACTGGTAA
- the tssF gene encoding type VI secretion system baseplate subunit TssF: MILDYYQSELSKIKKLAKEFAAAYPAIAPMLREQSTDPDIERLLEGVAFLTSQIQILLDDNLPDMVDDLTQIFFSQYSKPLPSSSIIQFIPKPNLGEAILVKKGTELASIPINGTQCLFRTVVDVAVEPVIIEQIIFKESLHGDSFLQVDCQLCGVTLQNWTGKELRFFIRQPWEDACNTFYMLQRYVKRILLRADNEKEYSLPLDNLIACALESDDPLYPLAFKDDNTHCILHQYINQPYKFLFFKLTGLEKWLRESDALRFQIAFELKDVPVWFTPPETGNLVLHSVPIINLFEFHADPIQLDHKKPEYRVLPSDNADQHYQIYEVKEVIGYRQREKRQIVYDHALNFNDELDLNSKYTIHNRPAISGNGRDLYLGFFYDFGKEYPVDETLSVTLTCTNGDLTRLLDEGDITQFTDSSPENLSFTNIIPPSSNIPAVHDQSLIWNFQSLLALNFVQILDKHYLKQIVNLYLYEKGENYHLNMSRIQGVEDILVQKSRRLYLAEMISGVSITLVCEPDHYKSIGDMYLFGCVLDIYFSQNSPINTFTQLNLKNSRTKETWKWKPRLNNPNQK; the protein is encoded by the coding sequence ATGATTCTCGATTATTATCAATCTGAACTAAGCAAAATTAAGAAATTGGCTAAAGAGTTTGCTGCTGCTTATCCAGCAATAGCTCCCATGCTCAGGGAACAGAGTACAGATCCGGATATTGAGCGCCTTCTGGAAGGTGTAGCTTTCTTAACCAGTCAGATTCAAATCCTGCTGGATGATAATTTGCCGGACATGGTGGATGACCTGACGCAGATTTTCTTTTCACAATACTCCAAACCGCTACCCAGTTCTTCGATTATCCAGTTTATCCCTAAACCCAATCTGGGGGAGGCAATTCTGGTTAAGAAAGGCACGGAGCTGGCCTCCATCCCCATTAATGGTACGCAGTGTCTTTTTCGTACTGTGGTTGATGTTGCAGTGGAACCGGTGATCATTGAGCAGATCATTTTTAAAGAATCACTTCACGGGGATAGCTTCTTGCAAGTCGATTGCCAGCTTTGCGGAGTTACCTTGCAGAACTGGACAGGCAAGGAACTGCGTTTTTTTATCAGGCAGCCCTGGGAAGATGCCTGTAATACGTTTTATATGCTGCAACGTTATGTGAAGCGAATCTTATTGCGCGCAGATAATGAAAAAGAATACAGCCTGCCGCTTGATAATCTGATTGCGTGTGCGCTGGAGTCGGACGATCCTTTATACCCGTTGGCGTTTAAAGATGATAATACCCATTGCATTCTGCACCAGTACATCAATCAACCTTATAAATTTCTCTTTTTCAAGCTGACCGGGCTTGAGAAATGGCTCCGTGAGAGCGATGCCCTGCGTTTTCAGATTGCTTTCGAATTGAAAGATGTCCCTGTGTGGTTCACTCCTCCGGAGACTGGCAATCTGGTATTGCACAGCGTACCGATTATTAATTTATTCGAATTCCATGCCGATCCGATTCAGCTCGATCATAAAAAACCGGAATATCGGGTGCTCCCCAGCGACAATGCGGATCAGCACTACCAGATTTATGAGGTGAAAGAGGTTATCGGCTATCGCCAGCGGGAAAAAAGGCAAATTGTTTATGATCATGCGCTCAATTTCAATGATGAACTGGACTTAAACAGTAAATATACGATCCATAATCGGCCAGCCATTAGCGGCAATGGCCGCGATCTTTATCTCGGGTTTTTCTATGATTTTGGCAAGGAATATCCAGTTGATGAAACACTTTCGGTGACCTTGACTTGTACCAATGGCGATTTGACCAGGCTTTTGGATGAGGGCGATATCACCCAATTTACTGATTCATCACCGGAAAACTTAAGTTTTACCAATATCATTCCTCCGTCCTCTAATATTCCGGCGGTACATGATCAGTCCCTGATTTGGAACTTTCAATCTCTGCTGGCTCTCAATTTTGTTCAGATTTTAGATAAACACTATTTAAAACAAATTGTTAATCTTTATCTTTATGAAAAAGGTGAAAATTATCATTTAAATATGAGCAGAATTCAGGGTGTAGAGGATATATTAGTTCAAAAAAGCAGACGCCTTTACCTTGCTGAAATGATTTCCGGAGTGAGCATAACCCTGGTATGTGAACCCGATCATTACAAAAGTATTGGCGACATGTATTTGTTTGGCTGTGTCCTGGACATTTATTTTTCACAGAATTCACCAATAAATACCTTTACCCAATTGAATCTGAAGAATTCACGTACTAAAGAGACCTGGAAATGGAAACCAAGATTGAACAATCCGAACCAGAAATAA
- the tssE gene encoding type VI secretion system baseplate subunit TssE gives MRGERLTERLRRWSRKDSQSMDQSEPDILIESIRKHIEQILSTRQGNVLIDDNYGLSQSPALVEDYSLARKEELVQHLSHLIKTYEPRVAQVRISNLTINPDKQLISCHIDGTLKQPFEEISVYFTTILTSHGRVIVRL, from the coding sequence GTGAGAGGGGAGCGTTTAACCGAGCGATTAAGACGCTGGTCGAGGAAAGATTCCCAGTCCATGGATCAATCCGAACCGGATATATTAATCGAATCAATCAGGAAACACATTGAGCAAATACTCTCAACCCGTCAGGGAAATGTGCTTATTGATGATAATTATGGTTTGTCACAATCGCCCGCTTTAGTGGAAGATTATTCCCTGGCCCGCAAAGAAGAACTGGTTCAGCATTTGTCCCATTTAATTAAAACCTATGAACCGAGAGTCGCCCAGGTCAGGATAAGCAATTTGACAATCAATCCGGACAAGCAATTAATCAGCTGTCATATTGACGGCACTTTAAAACAACCTTTCGAAGAAATATCGGTTTATTTCACCACGATTCTCACAAGTCATGGTAGAGTAATAGTGAGACTATAG
- a CDS encoding type VI secretion system tube protein Hcp, with protein MQQPELNVVPLLPEGEVVRTQYKLMARITTTAAGVVKGNSSVKGYEQWVQAVDFKTSTSRSFDAQDQLIGVPDAKFFRLTTLWDGGGIVPLTQSIFTGEDVSTCDIHCLRAGPNGEVQAAVLITLNQAKVLEVDYVYSHVAGPLVIVDLHPTSFKIVDNLNRHEFSWNLSRLSREA; from the coding sequence ATGCAACAACCAGAACTTAATGTCGTACCCTTATTGCCCGAAGGCGAAGTGGTACGTACCCAATATAAGCTGATGGCAAGAATAACAACTACTGCGGCTGGCGTGGTCAAGGGCAACAGTTCTGTTAAGGGCTATGAGCAATGGGTACAGGCAGTGGATTTCAAAACATCGACATCCAGAAGTTTTGACGCTCAGGATCAGTTAATTGGTGTGCCCGATGCAAAATTTTTCCGCCTTACCACACTTTGGGACGGCGGAGGAATCGTGCCTTTAACCCAAAGTATATTTACCGGGGAGGATGTCAGTACCTGCGATATCCACTGTTTGCGTGCAGGTCCAAATGGCGAAGTACAGGCCGCTGTGCTGATTACTTTGAATCAGGCTAAAGTGCTTGAGGTGGACTATGTTTATTCGCATGTCGCAGGTCCTCTGGTGATTGTTGATTTGCATCCAACCTCTTTCAAGATAGTTGACAATCTCAACCGCCATGAGTTTAGCTGGAACTTAAGCCGCCTGTCTCGGGAAGCTTAG
- the tssC gene encoding type VI secretion system contractile sheath large subunit, with the protein MADTKENPGKGQDKSVINDLLAGIEISPEEERYEVTKSGIRAFIDRIVEEQRTDEAVTSAMVDDVIADIDAQLSVQVDEILHNAEFQKLESAWRSLKFLVDQTNFRENSQIDFINVSKEELYEDFLDSPEIVKSGLFKQAYSSEYGQFGGKPYASIIGNYTFGPSHKDVALLRNIAAVSAMAHAPFIAAAGPEFFNVKSMTDLPALNDIAAIFESPVYAEWNSLRESEDARYIGLTLPRFMLRMPYDDRSYNLRTFNYKEDVSQGDHSFLWGNAAFAFAGRLSDSFAKYRWCVNIIGPEGGGTVEDLPCYYFDAMREVQSKIPTELLISERREFELSEQGFIPLTMRKNSNNAAFFSANSIQKPKTFVDVSGNKEAEANYKLGTQFPYMFIICRLAHYLKVMQREKLGMHKERVDMERELNEWIGSYVVDMENPVAEVRAKKPLRYARVTVEDVAGEPGWYKSTLIVRPHFKYMGSYITLQLVGNLETAA; encoded by the coding sequence ATGGCTGATACAAAAGAGAATCCGGGAAAGGGTCAGGACAAGTCAGTGATCAATGATTTGCTGGCCGGCATTGAAATTTCACCGGAAGAAGAGCGTTATGAGGTCACCAAAAGCGGAATTCGGGCTTTTATTGACAGAATTGTAGAGGAGCAGCGGACTGATGAAGCGGTCACCTCGGCGATGGTAGATGATGTGATTGCCGATATCGATGCACAGCTGTCCGTTCAAGTGGATGAAATTCTGCACAATGCCGAGTTCCAAAAGCTGGAATCGGCCTGGCGTTCATTAAAATTCCTGGTTGATCAAACCAATTTCCGTGAAAACAGTCAGATTGATTTCATTAATGTTTCCAAGGAAGAGCTATACGAAGACTTTCTGGATTCTCCTGAAATCGTTAAGTCGGGCTTGTTCAAACAGGCTTACAGTTCTGAATACGGTCAGTTCGGTGGTAAACCCTATGCTTCTATCATCGGGAATTACACCTTTGGCCCCTCCCATAAAGACGTAGCACTCCTGCGCAACATTGCCGCTGTCAGTGCAATGGCGCATGCCCCCTTTATAGCAGCGGCAGGACCTGAGTTTTTTAATGTCAAATCAATGACGGATTTGCCAGCCCTTAATGATATTGCAGCAATCTTCGAGAGCCCGGTTTATGCCGAATGGAATAGCCTGCGCGAGTCAGAAGATGCTCGCTATATTGGTTTGACTTTACCCCGCTTTATGCTGCGTATGCCCTATGATGACCGAAGTTATAACCTGCGGACATTCAATTATAAAGAAGATGTCAGCCAGGGTGATCACAGCTTCCTATGGGGAAATGCTGCCTTTGCTTTTGCTGGCCGATTGTCGGACAGTTTTGCCAAATACCGATGGTGCGTTAACATTATTGGCCCGGAAGGGGGTGGTACAGTAGAGGATTTACCTTGTTACTATTTCGATGCCATGAGAGAAGTGCAAAGCAAGATTCCTACAGAGTTACTTATTTCTGAAAGACGGGAATTTGAGTTGTCTGAACAGGGATTTATCCCTTTGACTATGCGTAAAAACAGTAACAATGCTGCCTTTTTCTCTGCCAATTCGATTCAAAAACCAAAAACTTTTGTCGATGTCAGTGGGAACAAGGAAGCGGAAGCCAATTACAAATTGGGAACCCAATTCCCTTATATGTTCATTATTTGCCGTCTGGCCCATTATCTGAAAGTGATGCAGCGCGAGAAACTGGGTATGCATAAAGAGCGGGTCGATATGGAGCGTGAACTGAATGAGTGGATCGGCAGTTATGTTGTGGACATGGAAAATCCGGTGGCCGAAGTGAGAGCCAAAAAACCATTGCGTTATGCCAGAGTGACGGTAGAGGATGTTGCTGGTGAGCCAGGATGGTATAAATCCACTTTAATTGTCAGACCTCATTTTAAATATATGGGCTCCTATATTACTCTACAATTAGTAGGTAACCTGGAAACCGCCGCTTAA